Proteins from one Bacteroides zhangwenhongii genomic window:
- a CDS encoding RagB/SusD family nutrient uptake outer membrane protein — MKYIDKIGLTLLVTLIVSSCNDFLDEKPKKGDGIELETFEQLEALLAARMEPIDRSAIWDCNAAQRYMSDCYEMPMDIAMGMVALADYTALELNCFQPKYTAEIQSSNSLWLCAYKNIFMANTVLAYLDKVTGGTSAQRATLAQRAHFIRAYNYYELVNCYCVPYCEANLKELGVPINISIEYNENYSRGILKDVYDLIESELAQALPLSVPLIEGGERKIWRENSAAVNGFAARLYLTMGDYAKAKDFAEKALACDSELADYNTDIEPVEEFEDGNGELRTVTTWYDESTFDMTGLLPGINQKSYYRRYHFTDSWAIPSAKLREAFDTDNDLRYKYFYYEEYISLCIMGMGVEYFEDEAPGYSYYNGDDFDSGPCVSEMLLIKAEAMARQGQWSDALTYLNTNFRPYRISSEAPADAVNLTAANKDEAIDVILKERMREFPFTLRWHDIRRCNFNDDPNDDVTITRRFYKLSSTGAHSPIFDDETVEYTLTPKSDKYIYTMAIPSTEVTVSNGMIEQNKYE, encoded by the coding sequence ATGAAATATATAGATAAGATAGGTTTGACTTTGCTGGTTACGTTGATTGTAAGCAGTTGTAATGATTTTCTAGATGAGAAGCCTAAGAAAGGTGACGGGATAGAACTGGAGACTTTTGAACAATTGGAGGCTTTGCTTGCCGCAAGGATGGAACCCATAGACCGCTCGGCTATATGGGATTGCAATGCCGCTCAACGTTATATGAGCGATTGTTATGAAATGCCGATGGATATTGCGATGGGAATGGTTGCTTTGGCTGATTATACGGCTTTGGAATTGAATTGCTTCCAACCTAAATATACAGCGGAAATACAATCTTCCAATTCTCTTTGGTTATGTGCTTATAAGAATATTTTTATGGCCAATACCGTGCTGGCTTATCTGGATAAAGTAACGGGAGGTACTTCTGCACAACGGGCCACTTTAGCGCAACGGGCACATTTTATACGTGCCTATAACTATTATGAACTAGTCAATTGCTACTGTGTGCCTTATTGCGAAGCCAATCTGAAAGAATTGGGAGTTCCTATAAATATCAGTATAGAATATAATGAAAATTATTCGCGTGGAATCTTAAAAGATGTGTATGACCTCATAGAGAGTGAATTGGCACAGGCTTTGCCTCTTTCCGTACCATTAATAGAAGGTGGTGAACGTAAAATCTGGCGTGAGAATAGCGCAGCCGTCAATGGTTTTGCCGCCCGACTCTATCTGACTATGGGGGATTATGCCAAAGCCAAAGACTTTGCAGAAAAGGCTTTAGCTTGTGATAGTGAATTGGCGGATTATAATACAGATATTGAACCGGTTGAGGAATTTGAAGACGGTAATGGAGAACTTCGTACTGTGACTACATGGTATGACGAATCGACGTTTGATATGACAGGTCTATTACCGGGAATTAATCAGAAGTCTTATTATAGACGTTATCATTTTACAGATTCATGGGCCATTCCAAGTGCCAAATTGCGGGAGGCTTTTGATACGGACAATGACCTGCGTTACAAATATTTTTATTATGAGGAGTATATTTCCTTATGTATAATGGGGATGGGAGTTGAGTATTTTGAAGATGAAGCTCCGGGTTACAGTTATTATAATGGAGATGATTTCGATTCCGGACCTTGTGTCTCGGAAATGCTGCTTATCAAGGCAGAAGCTATGGCTCGTCAGGGACAGTGGAGTGATGCGTTGACGTATCTCAATACAAATTTCCGTCCTTACCGGATTTCAAGTGAAGCACCGGCTGACGCCGTTAATCTGACTGCTGCTAACAAGGATGAGGCGATTGATGTAATATTGAAAGAGCGTATGCGGGAATTTCCGTTTACTTTGCGGTGGCATGATATCCGCCGTTGCAACTTTAACGACGACCCGAATGATGATGTGACTATTACGCGTCGATTCTATAAGTTGAGCTCTACCGGTGCTCATTCTCCTATATTTGATGATGAAACTGTAGAATATACCCTTACCCCGAAAAGTGATAAATATATCTATACAATGGCTATTCCGTCAACGGAAGTAACGGTAAGCAATGGGATGATCGAACAGAATAAATATGAATAA
- a CDS encoding SusC/RagA family TonB-linked outer membrane protein produces MQKNEKRGFLLSEQIRIPVVVLALLFAFALPSVANVFDDAKLITIVNRDISVREALEQVKKQSGVSLMFQSGIVENKPHLSLDLRKVTLQKALDVICPAAGLQYVLKDDYVLITKVRTEKQALPKQKITGIVTDEAGEPLIGAAVYVENGNHAKGVITDYNGRYEIKAALDEALVFSYVGMAKQVLAVSGNVMNVTLKEESKMLGDVVVTGYQTISKERATGAFDIIKEKALEKPSVTIADRLVGKVAGVQATTTVDGEISLKIRGNGTLQSDAEPLIVVDGFPISTGFASINPNDVANISILKDAAAASIWGARASNGVIVVTTKKGNKAKGLTVEVDAQLRIGNKVDIDYLRNMMSSTESIEYQKKTFGTYLADPVSPSSTPASFPEFSRAYQYRYNQAAVLYNKYSKNEISESEYNTGLSSLAALDNKRQISDELLKRPIYQQYNVTLSGATARMTNYVSMLYAYDTTRYQGSDSRKFQFDYRGNIKLLKWLEMDVSAMALYRKNNTSGATASDIAELAPYDMVLNQDGSYTDMSYIMQYADGINHMLNQYDFPYSDWSYNLLREVNGRSMSNKTMNNRFQVGLRATILEGLSVSTKFQLEHVQKDSRQLYTDETYYVRDVVNRFTTLDLKKKTATAHIEKGSILNEGKYATDAYNWRNQLDFNRTFAERHAINAVAGVEVSQSKINNRTFAPIYGYDDNYLTSRPIQEVVVTNCFNERKVSIPVKSMFRYSLQRYFSAFTNLAYTFDDKYSISGSFRTDASNFITDDPKYRYSPFWSVGFSWNMMHEDFMKSQHWLDYLTPRITYGCNGNANTTTSMVPLITMAGVSDITQEQYARISSYGNPQMSWEQTHVVNFGIDWSMFGGKFYGKIDVYNKKGTDIMADVSVPIASGQLKPGFNIVDAKITANAAEVTNRGLEMELGSSQDFGAGVHWDGNVTLAYNKNKVDKLYLGYVGHDKMRDPIPIEGYDINGLWAYQYAGLRERTDDEGNTYKVPNIYVDNEGGTSPIDNILENTDGRKAMKYMGTTVAPWTVGMSHSFEYKEWALSFTMIGKFGHKFRQTGFNYADPLVTIPNRQYTQLQDETVMPMPDNKFINLSHYSSISPYMDYNVKSANHVRMQELTLSYSLPQVLLRKWGISRLTCYLQGNDLFTIKATDEDPEYAYGGFRLQPTYTIGVKFAY; encoded by the coding sequence ATGCAAAAGAATGAGAAAAGAGGTTTTCTGCTATCTGAACAAATCCGGATTCCGGTTGTCGTTTTAGCATTGTTGTTTGCATTTGCATTGCCTTCTGTGGCAAATGTTTTTGATGATGCAAAGCTGATAACCATTGTCAATCGTGACATTTCGGTAAGGGAAGCTTTGGAACAGGTGAAAAAACAGAGTGGAGTGTCATTGATGTTCCAGTCCGGTATTGTGGAGAACAAACCGCATTTGAGTTTGGATTTGCGGAAGGTAACATTACAAAAAGCGTTGGATGTGATTTGTCCCGCAGCGGGTTTACAGTATGTGCTGAAGGATGATTACGTACTGATAACGAAAGTGAGAACGGAGAAGCAGGCATTACCCAAACAAAAGATAACCGGTATCGTTACGGATGAGGCGGGAGAACCGTTGATTGGTGCTGCCGTTTATGTTGAAAACGGGAATCATGCGAAAGGAGTGATAACGGATTATAACGGTCGTTATGAGATTAAGGCGGCTCTTGACGAAGCGTTGGTCTTTTCGTACGTCGGTATGGCAAAGCAGGTGCTTGCCGTCAGCGGGAATGTGATGAATGTCACGCTGAAAGAGGAATCCAAAATGTTGGGAGATGTAGTGGTGACCGGTTATCAGACGATTTCCAAAGAACGGGCAACCGGTGCGTTCGACATCATTAAAGAAAAAGCGTTGGAGAAACCTTCGGTGACTATTGCCGACCGTCTGGTAGGTAAAGTGGCAGGTGTGCAGGCTACTACAACTGTTGATGGAGAGATTTCCCTCAAAATTCGTGGTAACGGTACGTTGCAGTCCGATGCGGAACCGCTGATCGTCGTGGATGGTTTTCCTATTTCCACAGGTTTTGCCTCCATCAATCCGAATGATGTGGCGAATATCTCGATTTTGAAAGATGCTGCCGCTGCTTCTATCTGGGGAGCTCGTGCTTCGAATGGCGTGATTGTAGTCACGACGAAGAAAGGAAACAAAGCCAAAGGTCTTACGGTGGAAGTGGATGCCCAGTTGCGCATCGGAAATAAGGTGGATATTGATTACCTGCGTAATATGATGTCCAGTACGGAGAGTATAGAGTATCAGAAGAAGACTTTCGGCACATATTTGGCTGATCCGGTGAGTCCCTCGTCCACACCGGCTTCATTCCCTGAATTTTCCAGAGCATATCAATACAGATATAATCAGGCTGCCGTACTGTATAATAAGTACTCAAAGAATGAAATCTCCGAAAGCGAATATAACACGGGCCTTTCTTCTCTTGCTGCTTTGGACAATAAGCGGCAAATCTCGGATGAACTGCTGAAACGTCCTATTTACCAACAGTATAATGTCACTTTATCTGGTGCTACGGCACGTATGACCAATTATGTTTCCATGCTTTACGCTTATGATACTACCCGTTATCAAGGGTCTGATTCACGGAAATTCCAGTTCGATTATCGGGGAAATATAAAGTTGTTGAAGTGGTTGGAAATGGATGTGTCTGCTATGGCTTTATATCGTAAGAATAACACTTCGGGTGCAACGGCCAGTGATATTGCAGAGCTTGCACCTTACGATATGGTATTGAATCAAGATGGCAGTTACACTGATATGAGCTATATTATGCAATACGCTGATGGTATAAATCATATGCTCAATCAATATGATTTTCCTTATTCCGATTGGAGCTATAATTTGCTTCGTGAGGTGAATGGGCGTAGTATGTCCAATAAAACCATGAACAATCGTTTTCAAGTAGGATTGAGAGCTACTATTCTTGAGGGATTGTCAGTGAGTACTAAATTCCAATTGGAACACGTGCAAAAAGATTCACGTCAATTATACACGGATGAAACGTATTATGTACGCGATGTAGTGAATCGTTTTACTACACTCGATTTAAAGAAGAAGACAGCTACGGCACACATTGAGAAAGGTAGCATTTTGAATGAAGGTAAATATGCGACAGATGCATATAACTGGCGTAACCAGTTGGATTTTAACCGCACTTTTGCTGAACGTCATGCAATCAATGCGGTAGCAGGTGTGGAAGTGAGCCAGAGTAAAATAAATAACCGTACTTTTGCTCCTATTTATGGCTATGATGATAATTATCTGACTTCCAGACCTATCCAGGAAGTGGTGGTGACGAATTGTTTCAATGAAAGAAAAGTTTCCATTCCGGTAAAGTCGATGTTCCGATATAGCTTACAACGGTACTTTTCGGCTTTTACAAATCTGGCTTACACTTTTGACGACAAGTATTCGATTTCGGGTTCTTTCAGAACGGATGCTTCCAATTTTATCACAGATGATCCTAAATATCGTTATTCGCCCTTCTGGTCGGTTGGTTTTAGCTGGAACATGATGCACGAAGATTTTATGAAATCTCAGCATTGGCTGGATTATTTGACACCGAGAATAACTTATGGATGCAATGGTAATGCCAATACTACCACTTCTATGGTCCCGTTGATTACGATGGCGGGTGTCAGTGATATTACACAGGAACAATATGCACGTATCTCTTCTTATGGAAATCCGCAAATGAGCTGGGAGCAGACACATGTGGTTAACTTCGGTATCGATTGGTCTATGTTTGGAGGTAAGTTCTATGGTAAAATAGATGTCTATAACAAGAAAGGAACAGACATCATGGCCGATGTGTCTGTCCCTATTGCTTCCGGGCAGCTAAAACCCGGATTTAATATTGTAGACGCTAAGATTACAGCGAATGCGGCAGAAGTGACAAATCGTGGCCTTGAAATGGAATTGGGCAGTAGCCAGGACTTTGGCGCAGGTGTACATTGGGATGGAAATGTAACGCTGGCATATAATAAAAACAAAGTAGACAAACTCTATTTGGGTTATGTTGGTCATGATAAGATGCGTGATCCTATTCCAATAGAAGGTTATGATATCAATGGTTTGTGGGCATATCAGTATGCCGGGTTGAGAGAACGGACTGATGATGAAGGAAATACTTATAAAGTTCCCAATATTTATGTGGATAACGAAGGCGGCACATCTCCGATTGATAACATCTTGGAAAATACGGATGGCAGAAAAGCTATGAAATATATGGGTACTACGGTGGCTCCGTGGACTGTGGGAATGAGTCATTCTTTCGAATATAAGGAATGGGCATTGTCATTCACGATGATCGGTAAGTTTGGGCATAAGTTCCGCCAGACCGGATTTAATTATGCTGATCCGTTGGTGACTATTCCTAACCGCCAATATACTCAGTTGCAAGATGAGACTGTGATGCCGATGCCGGATAATAAGTTTATCAACTTGTCCCATTATTCCAGCATTTCTCCCTATATGGATTATAATGTAAAGAGTGCTAATCATGTGCGTATGCAAGAATTGACATTGTCTTACTCTTTGCCCCAGGTATTGTTGAGAAAGTGGGGAATTAGCCGTTTGACTTGTTATTTGCAAGGCAACGATCTGTTTACCATAAAGGCTACTGATGAAGATCCGGAATATGCCTATGGTGGTTTTCGTTTACAACCGACCTACACCATCGGAGTGAAATTTGCATATTAA
- a CDS encoding FecR family protein codes for MLSEEEFIELCSKYKTHELTEAEYRKLRMWVDGSEENYRFFSNYVKLYKAEMRAETYRQADPSKGWQAIERKRKAYRLRQRLYRVVIAACLLTAVILGAFYFNSYDETPVVEKSVTLAEVFPDLPKNKVTLTLSSGQQIVLDKDSVQAISDNGLAIASGSNTSLNYQKVAANNVSVPQYNTVTVPEGSTFTLTLSDGTQVTLNSSSVFRYPVTFKGDRCVELIGEAYFDVTHDGTSFVVKVDNKEVEVLGTSFNVSGYSKKSMITTLVKGKVEVKSGGRRRLLLPGEQATVDDEKGVIDIASVDTELYTSWVSGKYDFTETPLSKILRQLELWYGVRIVYKDPQVRDLHFDGTVFRNKPLGFSLEIIRQVSDVRFDREDGVVFVSLHK; via the coding sequence ATGTTATCAGAAGAAGAATTTATAGAATTATGCAGTAAGTACAAGACACACGAATTGACTGAGGCGGAATACCGGAAACTTCGGATGTGGGTGGATGGTTCGGAGGAAAATTATCGCTTCTTTTCGAACTATGTGAAATTATACAAGGCTGAGATGCGTGCGGAAACGTACCGACAGGCGGATCCGTCCAAAGGCTGGCAAGCCATCGAGCGTAAAAGAAAAGCTTATCGTTTGCGGCAACGTCTTTACAGGGTGGTTATTGCCGCTTGTCTGCTTACTGCTGTTATACTAGGTGCATTCTATTTCAATTCCTACGATGAGACTCCCGTTGTGGAGAAGTCTGTAACTTTGGCGGAGGTTTTTCCCGATCTGCCTAAGAATAAGGTAACATTGACCTTAAGTTCCGGTCAACAGATTGTGCTGGATAAGGACAGTGTGCAGGCTATTTCTGATAACGGTTTGGCAATAGCCAGCGGTAGTAATACCTCTCTTAACTATCAAAAAGTAGCTGCTAATAATGTATCAGTACCCCAATACAATACAGTGACCGTTCCCGAAGGGAGTACCTTTACGCTGACTCTTTCCGATGGAACGCAGGTTACGTTAAATTCCTCTTCTGTCTTTCGCTATCCTGTTACTTTCAAGGGAGACCGTTGTGTGGAGTTGATAGGAGAGGCCTATTTCGATGTGACACATGACGGAACTTCTTTTGTGGTGAAAGTAGATAATAAAGAAGTGGAAGTACTGGGTACCAGTTTTAATGTTTCCGGATATAGCAAGAAGAGTATGATTACTACTTTGGTGAAAGGAAAAGTAGAGGTGAAAAGTGGCGGGCGTAGGAGACTGTTGTTGCCCGGAGAACAAGCTACGGTGGATGATGAGAAGGGAGTGATTGATATAGCCAGCGTGGATACGGAACTTTACACATCATGGGTGTCCGGTAAATATGACTTTACAGAAACTCCATTGAGCAAGATTCTGAGACAGTTGGAGTTGTGGTACGGAGTGAGAATCGTATATAAAGATCCGCAAGTTCGTGATTTACATTTTGACGGAACTGTATTTCGCAATAAACCTTTGGGCTTCTCGTTAGAAATTATCCGGCAAGTTTCCGATGTTCGGTTTGACAGAGAAGACGGAGTTGTTTTTGTTAGCCTGCACAAATAG
- a CDS encoding RNA polymerase sigma factor, which yields MFIADDNILGRLENDEKAFKELVDAYYTPLCVYSVQFTDSLEVSEDLVQDFFVRFWEKKLYRTVNGKLKQYLFNSIRNASIDYLRKHQSFVFTEIEEHVYIMDVNPDDEVPEEQLARLRHYLLQLSPQEYRILMEVVVHNKKYKEVAAELGISVNTVKTHLSHALKYLRSCKFITLFSLFSL from the coding sequence ATGTTCATAGCAGACGACAATATATTAGGCAGACTGGAAAATGATGAAAAAGCATTTAAAGAATTGGTGGATGCCTACTATACTCCTCTCTGTGTTTATTCGGTACAGTTTACGGATTCTTTGGAAGTTTCGGAAGATCTTGTGCAAGATTTTTTCGTGCGTTTTTGGGAGAAAAAACTTTATCGTACAGTCAATGGCAAATTGAAGCAATATCTGTTTAATTCCATCCGTAATGCTTCTATTGATTATCTGCGTAAACATCAGTCTTTCGTATTTACGGAGATAGAAGAACACGTCTATATTATGGATGTAAATCCGGACGACGAAGTGCCGGAAGAGCAACTTGCACGGTTGCGTCATTATTTGCTGCAACTTTCTCCACAGGAATATAGAATATTGATGGAAGTTGTCGTACATAATAAAAAGTATAAAGAAGTAGCTGCAGAATTGGGGATATCTGTCAATACCGTTAAAACTCATCTTTCTCATGCATTGAAATATTTGAGAAGTTGCAAGTTTATTACTCTATTTTCACTTTTTTCTCTTTAA
- a CDS encoding acyltransferase family protein: protein MKSERLLSLDILRGITIVGMILVNNPGTWESIYAPLRHAEWNGLTPTDLVFPFFMFIMGVSMSFALSRFDHHFSRSFIIKLVRRTVILFLLGLFLSWFSLVCTGVEQPFSHIRILGVLQRLALAYFFASLLIVGVRRPANLAWISGIILAGYSILLALGHGFELSEQNIIAVTDRTLFGEAHLYREWLPDGGRIFFDPEGLLSTLPCIAQVIIGYFCGNILREKTEIHHRLLQISILGIALLFTGWLLSYGCPLNKKVWSSTFVLVTCGFASLFLVFLTWLIDIRKKQKWGYPFHVFGTNPLFIYIVAGVLATLLEVITVAGSSLQEKIYTSIWSVLPDAHLASLIYALLFIGFNYLIVWVLYKKQIFIKI, encoded by the coding sequence ATGAAATCAGAACGTTTACTTTCATTAGATATACTCCGGGGAATCACCATTGTCGGAATGATTTTGGTGAACAACCCCGGAACATGGGAATCCATTTACGCACCCTTGCGACATGCCGAATGGAACGGACTGACTCCGACTGATTTGGTCTTCCCGTTCTTCATGTTTATAATGGGCGTTTCCATGAGTTTTGCCTTATCCCGGTTCGACCATCATTTCAGTCGCAGTTTTATCATCAAACTGGTACGGCGCACGGTGATCTTGTTTTTGTTGGGACTTTTTCTTTCCTGGTTCTCGTTGGTGTGCACAGGAGTAGAACAACCTTTCTCGCACATACGTATTCTGGGAGTGTTGCAGCGGTTGGCATTGGCTTATTTCTTTGCTTCCTTGCTGATTGTGGGTGTCCGGCGTCCGGCAAATCTGGCATGGATCTCCGGGATCATTCTGGCAGGCTATTCCATCTTGCTGGCTTTGGGACACGGATTTGAACTTTCCGAACAGAATATTATTGCCGTTACAGATCGCACACTGTTCGGAGAAGCCCATTTGTATCGGGAGTGGTTGCCGGACGGCGGGCGTATCTTTTTCGATCCGGAAGGCCTGTTGAGTACCTTGCCGTGCATTGCGCAAGTGATTATCGGTTATTTCTGCGGAAATATTTTGCGGGAGAAGACTGAAATCCATCACCGGCTGTTGCAGATCTCCATACTGGGTATTGCCCTTTTGTTTACAGGATGGTTGTTGAGTTACGGCTGTCCGTTGAATAAGAAAGTATGGAGTTCGACTTTTGTTCTGGTGACTTGTGGTTTTGCTTCCTTGTTTCTTGTATTTCTCACTTGGCTGATTGATATTCGTAAAAAGCAGAAATGGGGATATCCTTTCCATGTTTTTGGTACGAATCCATTGTTTATTTATATAGTGGCCGGTGTGTTAGCTACTTTGCTGGAAGTAATTACGGTTGCGGGGAGTAGCTTGCAGGAGAAGATTTACACTTCCATTTGGAGCGTTCTTCCCGATGCTCATCTGGCCTCTCTGATTTACGCCCTTCTGTTTATCGGATTCAATTATCTAATTGTATGGGTGCTGTACAAAAAGCAAATATTTATAAAGATATAG
- a CDS encoding beta-N-acetylhexosaminidase encodes MNYDKIKRTGILFLLGIGAITSLSCNDNDNGNYPERVPTRLSVMPLPERVDYKESVVSLPQNVTVSQNIPASTSQLLKSTLEEKLSLSVSDASNDRAFIRVKQESDLAKEAYRLTVTKEGACVYYSTETGLLWGIQTLRQALEQANFFTSGSAKYLPMVDIKDAPKYDWRGFHIDVVRHMFTVDYLKKVIDCLSFYKINKLHLHLTDDQGWRIEVKKYPLLTQEGSWRDFDEYDKRCVELSQQDYNYEIDPRFVRNGSQYGGHYTQEEMKGLVSYALERGIDIVPEIDMPGHFSAAIKVYPELSCTGEAGWGEEFSYPICPSRPENYQFVQSIIDEMVEIFPSEYFHIGADEVEKDNWEQCEVCQRLMQQEGYQKVDELQNRFVKIMTSYVKGKGKKVMGWDDAFLEKEPQDLIYTYWRDWLPDQPGKITQKGYPIIFMEWSRFYLSATPSDEGLSSLYNFEFEPQFPGIVKQNVLGFQACVWTEMIPNERKFGQHVFPSLQAFSELAWGSSRNWIDFTNRLKWHVKWLNANGFYFTKPGFL; translated from the coding sequence ATGAACTATGATAAGATAAAAAGAACCGGAATATTATTCTTGTTGGGAATAGGTGCGATCACATCGTTGTCGTGCAATGATAATGATAACGGGAACTACCCGGAGCGAGTGCCCACCCGCCTGTCGGTGATGCCTTTGCCGGAAAGAGTCGATTATAAAGAATCGGTTGTCTCTCTTCCGCAGAATGTAACAGTCAGCCAGAACATTCCGGCTTCCACGTCGCAACTGTTGAAATCCACCCTGGAAGAGAAACTTTCTCTTTCCGTCAGTGATGCCTCCAACGATCGTGCCTTTATCCGTGTGAAACAGGAATCGGATTTGGCAAAAGAGGCTTATCGGCTCACCGTTACCAAAGAGGGAGCCTGCGTTTATTATTCAACGGAAACCGGACTTCTCTGGGGAATCCAGACATTGAGACAAGCGCTCGAACAAGCAAATTTCTTCACTTCCGGAAGTGCTAAATATCTTCCGATGGTCGATATAAAAGATGCTCCCAAATATGATTGGCGCGGATTTCATATCGATGTAGTCCGCCACATGTTTACGGTTGATTATCTGAAAAAGGTGATAGACTGTTTGTCTTTCTACAAGATAAACAAGCTTCACTTGCATCTGACGGACGATCAGGGTTGGCGCATTGAAGTGAAAAAATACCCATTGCTGACGCAGGAAGGCAGCTGGCGCGACTTTGACGAATATGACAAGAGATGCGTAGAACTTTCCCAACAGGATTATAACTATGAGATAGATCCCCGTTTCGTGAGAAACGGTTCTCAATATGGCGGTCATTATACGCAGGAAGAGATGAAAGGTTTGGTAAGCTATGCGTTGGAAAGAGGTATCGATATTGTACCCGAAATTGACATGCCAGGTCATTTCTCGGCGGCTATCAAAGTCTATCCCGAGTTGTCGTGCACGGGAGAAGCCGGATGGGGAGAAGAATTCTCTTATCCTATCTGTCCCTCGCGTCCGGAGAACTATCAGTTTGTGCAGTCCATCATTGATGAGATGGTCGAGATTTTCCCTTCGGAATATTTCCATATCGGAGCTGATGAAGTGGAGAAAGATAACTGGGAACAGTGTGAAGTTTGTCAGCGATTGATGCAGCAGGAAGGTTATCAGAAAGTGGATGAACTGCAAAACCGTTTTGTGAAGATCATGACAAGCTATGTGAAGGGTAAAGGCAAGAAAGTGATGGGATGGGACGATGCTTTTCTTGAAAAAGAGCCGCAGGATTTGATTTATACTTATTGGCGTGACTGGCTGCCCGATCAGCCGGGAAAGATTACCCAGAAAGGTTATCCGATTATATTCATGGAATGGTCCCGTTTCTATTTGAGTGCAACGCCTTCAGACGAAGGATTAAGCTCTTTGTATAACTTCGAGTTCGAACCCCAGTTTCCCGGCATCGTGAAGCAAAATGTATTAGGTTTCCAGGCTTGTGTATGGACGGAGATGATTCCTAATGAACGGAAGTTTGGTCAGCACGTGTTTCCCTCTCTTCAAGCATTTTCGGAGTTGGCGTGGGGAAGTAGCCGTAACTGGATTGATTTTACCAATCGCCTGAAATGGCATGTTAAATGGTTGAATGCGAATGGATTCTATTTCACCAAACCGGGATTTCTTTAA